A DNA window from Candidatus Amarolinea dominans contains the following coding sequences:
- a CDS encoding sulfite exporter TauE/SafE family protein produces MDLALGFVIGLSLGLLGGGGSILTVPALVYLVGQTPQVAITTSLAIVGATSALAALFHRAQGTLNWRVALLFGGAGMAASFLAAGLSKRFSPALLLVAFALLMLIIGGLMLAPPAQRADAAAPRGWLTVIAGGAGVGVLTGILGVGGGFLIVPALVILVGLPMAQAVGTSLLVIAMNSLAGFLGHISGGASDLTALLSLTTIFAAAGLVGAFTGARLAGRLPATHLRRLFGGFVIVLAIFLLVDNVPKV; encoded by the coding sequence TTGGACCTGGCGCTCGGCTTCGTGATCGGCCTTTCGCTCGGACTTTTGGGCGGCGGCGGCTCTATCTTGACCGTGCCGGCGCTGGTTTACCTGGTTGGCCAGACGCCGCAGGTCGCGATCACCACATCGTTGGCGATTGTGGGGGCGACCAGCGCGCTGGCCGCGCTGTTTCATCGCGCGCAGGGCACGCTCAACTGGCGCGTGGCCCTGCTCTTCGGCGGCGCCGGCATGGCCGCGTCCTTCCTGGCCGCGGGCCTCTCGAAACGTTTCAGCCCTGCGCTCCTGCTCGTGGCGTTTGCCCTGCTGATGCTGATCATCGGCGGGTTGATGTTGGCGCCGCCGGCACAACGGGCAGACGCCGCGGCGCCGCGCGGCTGGCTGACGGTTATCGCCGGCGGCGCGGGCGTGGGCGTGTTGACCGGCATCCTGGGCGTCGGCGGCGGCTTCTTGATCGTGCCCGCATTGGTGATCCTGGTTGGGCTGCCGATGGCGCAGGCGGTCGGCACCTCGCTGCTCGTCATTGCTATGAACAGCCTGGCCGGCTTCTTGGGACACATCAGCGGCGGCGCTTCTGACTTGACCGCGCTGCTGTCGCTCACGACCATCTTCGCTGCGGCGGGATTGGTGGGCGCATTCACCGGCGCACGCCTGGCCGGCCGCCTGCCCGCAACGCATCTGCGCCGCCTCTTTGGCGGCTTTGTCATCGTGTTGGCGATATTTCTTTTAGTTGATAATGTGCCGAAGGTTTGA
- a CDS encoding rhodanese-like domain-containing protein — translation MDFFRRLLGGGSIAAISASEAGQRLRTQPAPFILDVRQPEEYRLGHIAGAMLIPLGELSQRLKDLPREREILCVCRSGNRSRSATQQLLAQGFKAVNLSGGMIAWEQAGLPVKKGAAK, via the coding sequence ATGGATTTTTTCAGGCGACTCTTGGGCGGCGGCTCGATTGCGGCGATTAGCGCGAGCGAGGCGGGTCAGCGTTTGCGCACTCAGCCCGCCCCGTTCATTCTCGATGTGCGCCAGCCCGAGGAGTACAGACTCGGTCACATTGCCGGCGCCATGCTGATCCCACTGGGCGAATTGAGCCAGCGCCTCAAGGATCTGCCGCGCGAACGCGAAATCCTGTGCGTCTGCCGCTCCGGCAACCGCAGCCGCAGCGCCACGCAGCAGCTCCTTGCCCAGGGTTTCAAGGCCGTCAACCTGAGCGGCGGCATGATTGCCTGGGAACAGGCTGGCCTGCCGGTGAAGAAGGGCGCGGCCAAGTGA
- the glnA gene encoding type I glutamate--ammonia ligase has translation MFTTFAEAQAFVRKQQFAMIDLKFTDLAGRWHHVTVPKSQFNEHLMRDGVGFDGSSVGLRSVKSGDMVLIPDLSTAFVDPFWDVPTLSFICSAFEADTKLPFGRDPRNIAIHAEATMRAWGIADESRWGPEYEFYVFDSVAFENEVNAASYRVESKEADWQSSRGGHGHLIPRHGGYHVIPPKDQLFNLRSEMVMELEKMGIEVKYHHHEVGGPGQCEIETPMMGLVRSGDATQMVKYVTKMVAHRRQQTATFMPKPLYGEAGNGMHFHQHLFKAAQNVFYDADGYGKLSQTALWYIGGLLQHGPAVLAFTNPSTNSYRRLVPGFEAPVNAFFSLGNRSAAIRVPKYADQPDTARFEFRPPDATGNIYLALAVQLMAGLDGIRQQMDPRALGFGPIDQNIFTWSDEQRKAIKPLPASLREALDALVRDHEFLLQNDVFDAGLIADWIKAKYDEYYGVRNRPHPAEIALYYDV, from the coding sequence ATGTTTACCACCTTTGCCGAGGCGCAAGCCTTTGTGCGCAAACAGCAGTTCGCGATGATTGATCTCAAGTTTACCGACCTGGCCGGGCGTTGGCACCATGTCACCGTGCCGAAGAGCCAGTTCAATGAACACCTGATGCGTGACGGCGTCGGTTTCGACGGCTCGTCGGTTGGCCTGCGCTCAGTCAAGTCGGGCGACATGGTGTTGATTCCTGATCTGAGCACGGCCTTCGTTGATCCCTTCTGGGATGTCCCCACCCTGAGCTTCATCTGCAGCGCGTTCGAGGCCGATACCAAGCTGCCCTTCGGTCGTGATCCGCGCAACATTGCGATTCATGCCGAAGCGACGATGCGCGCCTGGGGCATCGCCGATGAGAGCCGTTGGGGGCCGGAATATGAGTTCTACGTCTTCGACAGCGTGGCGTTCGAAAACGAGGTCAATGCCGCCTCCTACCGCGTGGAGAGCAAAGAGGCCGATTGGCAGAGCAGCCGCGGCGGACATGGGCACTTGATCCCGCGCCACGGCGGCTATCACGTCATTCCGCCCAAAGACCAGCTCTTCAATCTGCGCAGCGAAATGGTGATGGAACTGGAGAAGATGGGCATCGAGGTCAAGTATCACCATCATGAGGTGGGCGGGCCAGGCCAGTGCGAAATTGAAACGCCGATGATGGGCCTGGTGCGCAGCGGCGATGCCACGCAGATGGTCAAGTATGTCACCAAGATGGTGGCGCACCGGCGCCAGCAGACGGCCACCTTCATGCCCAAGCCGCTCTACGGCGAGGCCGGCAACGGCATGCACTTTCATCAACATCTTTTCAAGGCCGCTCAGAATGTGTTCTATGACGCTGATGGCTATGGCAAGTTGAGCCAGACGGCGCTGTGGTACATCGGCGGCCTGCTCCAGCATGGCCCGGCCGTTCTAGCCTTCACCAACCCGTCTACCAACTCCTATCGTCGCCTGGTGCCCGGCTTCGAGGCGCCGGTCAACGCCTTCTTCAGCCTGGGCAATCGCAGCGCGGCCATCCGCGTGCCCAAGTATGCCGATCAACCGGACACCGCGCGCTTCGAGTTCCGTCCGCCCGACGCCACCGGCAACATCTACCTGGCTTTGGCCGTGCAGTTGATGGCCGGTCTGGATGGCATCCGCCAGCAGATGGACCCGCGTGCGCTCGGCTTTGGCCCGATTGACCAGAACATCTTCACCTGGAGCGATGAGCAGCGCAAGGCGATCAAGCCGCTGCCGGCCTCACTGCGCGAGGCGCTCGACGCGCTGGTGCGCGATCACGAGTTTCTGCTGCAAAATGACGTTTTCGACGCCGGCCTGATCGCCGACTGGATCAAGGCCAAGTATGACGAATACTACGGCGTGCGCAACCGCCCGCACCCGGCCGAAATTGCGCTGTACTACGACGTGTGA
- a CDS encoding ABC transporter permease, translated as MTTWTNVRPALIVTAGQETVLAPLPDDTGVINVWEITRMALSSLLANKMRSILTMLGVIIGVASVVALMAVGNGASAEITGQVEAIGTNVLTIIPGSLSNRTPGASVAAQTLTLEDANAVAALNLPVTGVAPQMGAPASVVAAAADKNANVVGVTPAYQTVNALALTQGSFLTEDQVRSVAPVVVLGSNLAQDLFGSGEAVGQTVRIKNQTLRVIGVLTPKGGGAFGSVDDRAFVPISVAQQRLFGGRTPDGKSYQVSAITLAAQNSEDLPAIQQRVTALLRDRHQAKADGSADDFSIMNQASFLSTLSTITTLLTVFLAAIAGISLLVGGIGIMNIMLVSVTERTKEIGLRKAVGAREQDILWQFIVEALVISLTGGLIGLVLGVGLALLVSLTGLLTAAITLDAVLLALGFSLMVGLFFGIYPARRAARLNPIDALRYE; from the coding sequence ATGACAACATGGACCAACGTGCGGCCGGCGCTGATTGTGACCGCCGGCCAGGAGACCGTACTGGCGCCCCTGCCGGACGATACCGGGGTGATCAATGTGTGGGAGATCACCCGCATGGCCCTCAGCAGCCTGCTGGCCAACAAGATGCGTTCGATCCTGACCATGCTGGGCGTCATCATCGGCGTGGCTTCGGTGGTGGCGCTGATGGCGGTGGGAAATGGCGCCAGCGCAGAGATCACCGGCCAGGTGGAGGCCATCGGCACCAACGTGTTGACGATCATCCCCGGCTCGCTGAGCAATCGGACGCCAGGGGCGAGCGTGGCCGCGCAAACGCTGACTCTGGAAGATGCCAATGCCGTGGCTGCGCTCAACTTGCCGGTGACGGGCGTGGCCCCGCAGATGGGCGCACCCGCCAGCGTGGTGGCCGCCGCGGCCGACAAGAACGCCAATGTGGTCGGCGTCACCCCAGCCTATCAAACTGTCAATGCGTTGGCCCTGACGCAGGGCAGCTTCCTGACAGAGGACCAGGTGCGCAGCGTGGCGCCGGTGGTGGTGCTCGGCTCCAACCTGGCGCAGGATCTGTTTGGCAGCGGCGAGGCGGTGGGGCAGACGGTGCGCATCAAGAACCAAACGTTGCGCGTGATCGGTGTGCTGACGCCCAAGGGCGGCGGCGCCTTCGGCTCGGTGGATGACCGCGCGTTCGTGCCGATCTCAGTGGCCCAACAACGCCTGTTTGGCGGGCGCACGCCGGACGGTAAGAGCTACCAGGTGTCCGCCATCACCCTGGCCGCGCAGAACAGCGAGGACCTGCCAGCCATCCAGCAGCGCGTGACCGCCCTGCTGCGGGATCGTCACCAGGCGAAGGCGGACGGCAGCGCAGATGATTTCAGCATCATGAATCAAGCGTCGTTCCTGAGCACGTTGAGCACGATCACCACCTTGCTGACGGTCTTCCTGGCCGCCATCGCCGGTATCTCGCTGCTCGTGGGTGGCATCGGCATCATGAACATCATGCTGGTCAGCGTGACCGAGCGCACCAAGGAGATTGGCCTGCGCAAGGCGGTGGGCGCACGCGAGCAGGACATCCTCTGGCAGTTCATCGTCGAGGCGCTGGTCATCAGCCTGACCGGCGGCCTGATCGGCCTGGTCCTGGGCGTTGGCCTGGCCCTGCTCGTCAGCCTGACAGGGCTGCTGACCGCGGCGATCACGCTCGACGCGGTGCTGCTGGCGCTCGGCTTCTCGTTGATGGTCGGCCTCTTCTTCGGCATCTACCCCGCGCGCCGGGCCGCCCGCTTGAACCCGATTGATGCCCTGCGCTACGAGTAG
- a CDS encoding ABC transporter ATP-binding protein gives MIAVHDLHKTYRMGDVEVHALQGVSFEIQQGEFIAIMGPSGSGKSTLMNLIGCLDTPSAGAYQLDGIDVEKLGSADLSLVRARKLGFVFQQYNLLARQSALRNVEMPLIYRGVGRAERHQRATTALGIVGMSDRVHHRPNELSGGQQQRVAIARALVGSPAVILADEPTGALDTKTSAEIMGILQRLNRQQGLTVVLVTHEADVAAYARRVLTMRDGRLVHDESRSQEVIQ, from the coding sequence ATGATTGCTGTGCATGATTTGCACAAGACCTACCGCATGGGCGATGTCGAAGTACATGCCCTGCAGGGGGTTTCATTCGAGATTCAACAGGGCGAGTTCATCGCCATCATGGGGCCGAGCGGCAGCGGCAAGAGCACCCTGATGAACCTGATCGGCTGCCTGGACACGCCCAGCGCCGGCGCCTATCAACTGGATGGGATTGACGTGGAAAAACTGGGCAGCGCGGATTTGTCGCTGGTGCGGGCGCGCAAATTGGGCTTTGTCTTCCAGCAGTACAACCTGCTGGCTCGCCAATCGGCCCTGCGCAACGTGGAGATGCCGTTGATTTACCGGGGCGTGGGCCGCGCCGAGCGCCATCAGCGCGCGACGACTGCGTTGGGCATCGTGGGCATGAGCGATCGCGTGCATCACCGCCCCAACGAGTTGAGCGGCGGCCAACAGCAACGCGTCGCCATTGCGCGCGCGTTGGTGGGCAGCCCGGCCGTCATTCTGGCCGACGAACCGACCGGCGCGCTCGATACCAAAACCAGCGCCGAGATCATGGGCATCTTGCAGCGCCTCAATCGCCAGCAAGGCCTGACGGTGGTGCTGGTCACGCATGAGGCCGATGTGGCCGCGTATGCGCGCCGCGTGCTGACGATGCGCGATGGCCGCCTGGTACACGATGAATCACGATCGCAGGAGGTGATCCAATGA
- a CDS encoding efflux RND transporter periplasmic adaptor subunit — protein MKTNTRTRRGLQGNWLLAGVGMVVLVIAAALWLNQGAAPAKAAGVATVAVTRGDVSATVYGSGTIEAEQALDVGFQTGGSVVEVLVSEGDVVTVGQALARLDTRQLEIQVTNAEAGLISAQARLTQARQGNARPQEISAAQAQVASAQANYDKLLAGPTAAELTAAQANIKSTQASYNAAVKSASAASTKLESVRVAQEKAAAVLQQAQAKYDVVAWRADVGRLPEAVELQKATLDYEQATANYEAQLATTDSDAASQIATAAYQLAQAKSTLAKLYARPEDLRSTQASLDQAKANLDKLSAPATATDLLIQQAALTQAEQNLKQAQLNLGNATLAAPFDAVVTAAHIVPGSFVNTGLGVVSLVAQSEQHVDLKLSENDVVEVQLGQAVAVTIDSLAGWQGDGRVAYIAPAGQSSNGVVTYAVRVDFSNADARVKVGMTANVSIITERQQGVLLVPSTALLPKGAGRVVQAPSADGKTVTEIDVRTGLSDGAYTEIVSGLTEGTQIVALPAGAGSTRSGGLFSR, from the coding sequence ATGAAAACGAACACAAGAACGCGCCGGGGGCTGCAAGGAAACTGGCTGCTGGCGGGGGTTGGCATGGTGGTGTTGGTGATTGCGGCGGCGCTGTGGTTGAACCAGGGCGCCGCGCCGGCGAAGGCGGCCGGGGTCGCGACGGTGGCGGTCACGCGCGGGGATGTGAGCGCCACGGTTTATGGCAGCGGCACGATCGAGGCGGAGCAGGCGCTGGACGTCGGTTTCCAGACCGGCGGCAGCGTGGTCGAGGTGCTGGTTTCAGAAGGCGATGTGGTGACGGTCGGCCAGGCGTTGGCCCGGCTGGACACACGCCAGTTGGAAATCCAGGTGACGAACGCGGAGGCGGGCCTGATCAGCGCGCAGGCCCGGCTGACCCAGGCCCGGCAGGGTAATGCGCGGCCGCAGGAAATCAGCGCCGCGCAGGCGCAGGTGGCATCAGCCCAGGCGAATTATGACAAGCTGCTGGCCGGCCCCACCGCCGCCGAACTAACCGCGGCGCAGGCCAATATCAAGAGTACACAGGCTTCCTATAATGCGGCGGTCAAGTCGGCGAGCGCCGCGAGCACCAAGCTGGAATCGGTACGCGTGGCCCAGGAGAAGGCCGCGGCCGTCCTGCAGCAGGCGCAGGCCAAGTACGATGTCGTGGCCTGGCGGGCCGATGTCGGGCGTTTACCAGAAGCGGTTGAGCTGCAGAAGGCCACGCTGGACTACGAGCAGGCGACGGCCAACTACGAGGCGCAACTGGCAACCACCGATAGCGATGCGGCGTCGCAGATTGCCACGGCTGCCTACCAACTGGCGCAGGCCAAATCTACCCTCGCCAAGCTGTACGCCCGCCCCGAAGACCTGCGTTCGACGCAGGCCAGCCTGGATCAGGCCAAAGCGAACCTGGACAAACTGAGCGCGCCGGCCACTGCCACAGACCTGCTGATTCAACAGGCCGCGCTGACGCAGGCCGAGCAGAACCTGAAGCAGGCGCAGCTCAACCTGGGCAACGCCACCCTGGCCGCGCCGTTCGACGCGGTGGTCACGGCGGCCCATATCGTGCCGGGTAGTTTTGTGAACACTGGCCTGGGCGTCGTGAGCCTGGTGGCGCAGAGTGAGCAGCACGTGGATCTCAAATTGAGCGAAAACGACGTCGTCGAGGTGCAGTTGGGCCAGGCCGTGGCGGTGACGATTGACTCGTTGGCCGGCTGGCAGGGCGACGGCCGCGTGGCCTACATCGCCCCGGCCGGCCAGTCCAGTAACGGCGTCGTGACTTACGCGGTGCGCGTCGACTTCAGCAACGCCGACGCGCGGGTCAAGGTGGGCATGACCGCCAACGTCAGCATCATCACCGAGCGCCAGCAAGGCGTGCTGCTGGTGCCCTCCACGGCCCTGCTACCCAAGGGCGCTGGCCGTGTGGTCCAGGCGCCGAGCGCAGATGGCAAGACCGTCACCGAGATAGACGTGCGGACCGGCCTGAGCGATGGCGCCTACACGGAAATCGTCAGCGGCCTGACAGAAGGCACGCAGATTGTGGCATTGCCGGCCGGCGCGGGTAGCACACGCTCTGGCGGCTTGTTCAGTCGGTAA